The following DNA comes from Triticum aestivum cultivar Chinese Spring chromosome 3D, IWGSC CS RefSeq v2.1, whole genome shotgun sequence.
CACATACCAACAAAATGACCAGGCTGCCCACAATTATAACAGATAGCTCCAACATACTTGGGATCGATGTTAAAGGAAGCTGAATCTTCACTGGAAACACTTGTCTGCACAGTTGTCTGCCTATTTTtctgatttttcttcttcttattcttactGGATTCTGGCTGGCTGCTCTGCACACTGCCCCCAGTGGAAGATCCACTCCCTCCATATTGAATTTGCTGCATCTGAGGGTTAAAAGGCTGTGGAAACACCTGAGTAGGAGGTAGATATTGGTAAGGGAAATTCTGCTGATTCGGCCAAGGTGGCATCTGCTGCATTTGTTGCATCTGGGGGTACCCAAACATCTGACCTCCCGCCTGCATCATAGCTTGAGCCGAATCAATTGGGAAAATTGGAGGCTTGGCGTAGATCGACATGGGTGGAGGAGTAGGTACCGGCGCCTGGGGCGGAGGCGGCTGCACTGCCCCTTCCTGGCCCGACGGGGTAGGAGCAGGCGGACGACCAACGCGCCCCCTCCCAGAGCCGTACCTTCCCCCTCGAGAGCTAGGATCTCTCCCCCCTCCTGCCATCTTGACAATGGATGCGAAGGTGATCTTCCTCGATTTTCTTGCCCAATAGTCACGCGAGAAGGAGAAATTCTTTGGAACAGGAAGGTGGTCTGAAATCCCAATCGGGTGGCAATCAGCTTCAGTGAACTCTCCTGAGGCAAATTTCTTCTTCTGAATCCACACCAGGGTGGCTCGACTAGAGTTTCTGTAGGTGGGACGAACCCTAACCCCTCTCCGACCCACCCCCTCTTGATGCGGATCCAGATCTCCACGCGGAGGTGCCTTTTGTAAAGGCGCAACCACTCCCTTCTCCACACCGACGGTGACGGGACTGACAGGGCCCGGTGACCACTGCTCGCTGACCAGTAGGGCCCTCCTGGCAGCGACTCTGTTCCGCCCCACAGCTCTTCTCACTGGAGACCCGAACGACAATGGCGCCGGCGAGACTTGCCTCTTAGCATCTCCTCCTCCGCACGGAACTGGGGAATCTGGGGGCGTAGCAAATCCAACTGGGCTCAATCCAGCAGGGACGGCGATGGCCAGGACGTGGTGTTTAGCGGCGCACCGGTAGGCAGCACCCCCAATAATCCCTCCCATCTCAACGCCCTCCTGGGATCTTCGGATTTCGCCTCCGTCCTCGCCCACTGGATGAAATCGGCTGActgggagagagggaaggaaggcaTCCTTCGTCTCTCCGCCACAGAGGCTTCGTCGTAGATCCTCTTCGCCAAAATCCTCTGCTCTACCTCTGCCCTCAAACGACAAACCTCTGCATACCTGACCGCCGCAGCTCGCGTCTCTGGATCTCTTGCCGCCACCACCGCCTGATCTGCCACCTTCCACTCTTGAACCCGCTGGATCCACACGAAGGTAGTGTCCCGGATCCTGGTCGCCCTTTCCACCCACCTCCGATCTCCGACCGCCATGAGCACCGCCTGCGGAACCGGTGAAATCAATCTCACCATCTCCGAGAAGTGCTCGTGGACTAGCGGGGGATATCGAGTGGGTgaaagggaagggggagggggagtgGCTCCGGCCGCCGGGCGCAGCCCACGCCGCCGAGGAGGCATGGCGCGGAGCGCGCGCGGCTAGATCTACGGCGGGGGCAATGGCGTGCGGTGGTTGTGGAGTCGCCGTCGCGGGGGAGCGGGGCAATTGTCCCCATGGTTTTAAAAAACTCATATTTCGAAAATGTATTCAAGTAATTCATAAATCTAAGCTCGGTAGGAGATAATAAGTATATGTTACAGGAACAGTGGTATGTACTAATTAATATGCACTTCGAAGTATATACTTATTCTCTTGATTGAAAGTAGTACATCTGTGATCAATTTATTATGCATGTATCTTAGCACAGATTGAAGCACACAAAACTAAGTGCCTTAATCGGCACCCTTAAGCAATGTAAGCATCAGAGAAGCAGATGTGTGCTGGTATAGAGTAGAGCAGTATAATTACCTGCTGGAGTGTTAATTTGTACATTTGGAGATAATGCAAGTGCAATAGTTTGAATCGACACAGGGCAATCCTTTAGGTAGAGGAGCAGACATAGCCACACTTTGCACCCTGTGGTTCTTCATATCAATAGCGAGAATCCATGACTTCGGGTGCAAGAATTTCACCCTGGCAGTCAGGTAAATAATATCACCATCGGCATCGCTGTCATTCATGCCAAAATGTGGGTCAGACACAAAAAGGTTCTGCAAGCCTCGCTGCTCCGCATCCGCATGATCATCGCAGCCGTCTCGCAGCAGAAGTGAGAGCTCAGATTTGGTGTCGTCGCCGACAGCAATTTCGGAAGCTCGGAGTGTGCAGTCCTCGTCCCAATCACTATGAAGCTCACTCATGCCTCTATTGTTCCATGTGGTGATCGTCCAGCTTTTCGTTTCGGAGATCGGCCACCCGGTTTCTTCATCATACAAACCATGAAGGTGAAGGACTTCAAATTGCAGCTCGACAAACCTGAGGCTGCCATTGATGAAGGAAATACCACGGGTATACCTCGCATGGCCTAATCTCCGGTCTGACGCATCAGAAGCTCTGATTTGCTTCATCGGAAGCGGAACCGGCATGCCAGTGAGTGTACGCTCATTGCCCAGCATGTCCCAGAGGATGATGCCACGCCAGAGATCGACCCAGCCGATGGCGCTTCCGACCGTGATCGCACAGTTTGTCGTGTGGTAAAATATCTGGCTGAGGTCCATGGGGATTGGCTCCGGGAAAGGCTCCTGCGGCGGGTCGACGCGCAGCACCCTGGAGATCCAGGTCCCGGCTTCGGAGTCGAACTGGTGGAGGACAAAACTGCTGTTCTCGTGTACGTGGGGAACAAGCGCGGCGATGGCGTAGTGGTCGCGGCCGCGTGGTACGACGACGACGACCTCGTGGATACTGGCAATCGGAGTGTGCGGGCGAGGTAGCATCTTGAGAGAAGGCGGTCTGGGGCCGGCACGGTAGACGAAGAAGTCCCGCTCGACTAAGCGGGGGTAGCGGCGATCAGACCCAACGCATGCGTTGAACAGGATGAGGTCGTCGGCCATGGAGAGGACGCCGGGGGGATGAAGGAGGGTGCGTCCCGGGCAGTCCACGTATAGGTTGGAGGggagcggcgggtggcggcgggaaAAGGAAGCAAAGATCTCCTCGTTGGTCTTCGTGCTGC
Coding sequences within:
- the LOC123078822 gene encoding uncharacterized protein isoform X2, translated to MSFLKPWGQLPRSPATATPQPPHAIAPAVDLAARAPRHASSAAWAAPGGRSHSPSPFPFTHSISPASPRALLGDGEIDFTGSAGGAHGGRRSEVGGKGDQDPGHYLRVDPAGSRVEGGRSGGGGGKRSRDASCGGQVCRGLSFEGRGRAEDFGEEDLRRSLCGGETKDAFLPSLPVSRFHPVGEDGGEIRRSQEGVEMGGIIGGAAYRCAAKHHVLAIAVPAGLSPVGFATPPDSPVPCGGGDAKRQVSPAPLSFGSPVRRAVGRNRVAARRALLVSEQWSPGPVSPVTVGVEKGVVAPLQKAPPRGDLDPHQEGVGRRGVRVRPTYRNSSRATLVWIQKKKFASGEFTEADCHPIGISDHLPVPKNFSFSRDYWARKSRKITFASIVKMAGGGRDPSSRGGRYGSGRGRVGRPPAPTPSGQEGAVQPPPPQAPAGGQMFGYPQMQQMQQMPPWPNQQNFPYQYLPPTQVFPQPFNPQMQQIQYGGSGSSTGGSVQSSQPESSKNKKKKNQKNRQTTVQTSVSSEDSASFNIDPKYVGAICYNCGQPGHFVGMCPTPKACFICKTPGHHMDSCPTWYKPYPAAMYWGSANNGLGLFHIETGGKEDNDWLNFGNVGLVLVEKGEINEAELGGCFSEMWKTNWPWQIRRYDNKKFIVRFPPTKKSKNWWNTPPST
- the LOC123078822 gene encoding uncharacterized protein isoform X1; its protein translation is MSFLKPWGQLPRSPATATPQPPHAIAPAVDLAARAPRHASSAAWAAPGGRSHSPSPFPFTHSISPASPRALLGDGEIDFTGSAGGAHGGRRSEVGGKGDQDPGHYLRVDPAGSRVEGGRSGGGGGKRSRDASCGGQVCRGLSFEGRGRAEDFGEEDLRRSLCGGETKDAFLPSLPVSRFHPVGEDGGEIRRSQEGVEMGGIIGGAAYRCAAKHHVLAIAVPAGLSPVGFATPPDSPVPCGGGDAKRQVSPAPLSFGSPVRRAVGRNRVAARRALLVSEQWSPGPVSPVTVGVEKGVVAPLQKAPPRGDLDPHQEGVGRRGVRVRPTYRNSSRATLVWIQKKKFASGEFTEADCHPIGISDHLPVPKNFSFSRDYWARKSRKITFASIVKMAGGGRDPSSRGGRYGSGRGRVGRPPAPTPSGQEGAVQPPPPQAPVPTPPPMSIYAKPPIFPIDSAQAMMQAGGQMFGYPQMQQMQQMPPWPNQQNFPYQYLPPTQVFPQPFNPQMQQIQYGGSGSSTGGSVQSSQPESSKNKKKKNQKNRQTTVQTSVSSEDSASFNIDPKYVGAICYNCGQPGHFVGMCPTPKACFICKTPGHHMDSCPTWYKPYPAAMYWGSANNGLGLFHIETGGKEDNDWLNFGNVGLVLVEKGEINEAELGGCFSEMWKTNWPWQIRRYDNKKFIVRFPPTKKSKNWWNTPPST